TTTGTGGGGATCGGATGGGCTGCCCCAGCTTAGTACAGAAGCTGTCTGGAAGGGATCTTccacctttccttcttctcctcagcctctcccaggcaggcagccctggggctctgctctccaggctgtggggctggtggcATTGTGTCCCGGGCACACAGTCCCTACCACCAGCGGAAGTGGGCGTAAGCCCGGTTGGCCTCTGCCGTCTTGTGCAGCACGTGCTTCTTCTTGATGATGGGCCCTTCGTTGTTGAAGgcctggagcagctcctgggAGAGCTTCTCGGGCATCAGTGTCCGACGGTGCTTGTTCTCCCTGCACTCGGTGATTAACCACTTCATGGCCAGGAAGCGCCTCCGATTGTCCTTCAGAGGGACCGGGACCTGGGAAAGGTTTAAACCGTAACAGTTATCACACCGTGAGGGTGCAGTAACCTCCAGCTGTCGTAAAGGTCCAGTGTCCACAATGGACACGTGTAGATTTACACTGTGCTGTGACTCCCATGGCAGcatgctgctctctgcactAAGACCAGCTTCCAACAGCTGATCTGTGCCAATTCACCTCCTCTGTCCACAGAAACTGGCCACTTCTCCCAAAATGGAAATTCTGATCAGCCTTGGGTACTGCCAGCAGATGCTGGCCTTTGTAAGGACTTCTGGTGTATTTGGGAACTGGATCCAGGCTGGTTTGTGATAGCAGAGATGGGAGATGGTCACCACTCTCCTGCACTGAATGACAGAGAAATGCCTCCACATCTCATTTCTCCATCAGGTCTTGAGTGTTGCAGAGCCCAGATTTAGAGATAGGTTCTGCTCATGTTTTAAATATTGCACTGTACCTAGTTGACCTTTTCTGCTACACTGACCTGCCCCAGGGCTTTGGGGCCTCTACCCAAGCAACATGATGCAGCAGAGAGGATGGGACTGCTAGTCCCAGGTCTGCTGATTCTTTTGCTGCCCGTCACTGATCTCTGTCTCCTTGGACGTTTGTTGCGTACCCCTCTTCTAATCTAGTCAGAGAAGCGGAGACTGCTGCTGTTAGGGGAATTACCATGCTCACAGGCTGGGGGCCTGACCTTGGATAGGGTTTCTAGGTGCTGTTTTAATCGAGATTGCAAAGTGGCTCTCTTCCTGAGGAGAGGAAATCCTGAGCTGAAGGGGTGAAAACCAGTGCATCTGCTTCCATAGCTAATTCTCTCCCAACCAGATGTGCGCCCAGCCCCCCTCCCCCACCCTTCACCTGGTAGGTTTTGCCTCCTCTTGTGATGCTGCTGAGCCCAATGATGGGCTGGCAGTTTTTCAGAGCCTGGTGGAAAATGACATAAGGGTTGCATTCAATTGTCTCCTTCTCATCTTCTGGAGCTTTGTGGTActtctccagctgctttctCTTAATGGCCTCTAGAGTCTTGGGATAAAGACAAGAAAGGAGACATGCAGAGCAGATGGATTATCCCACTCCATGAAGATACATCATTTTTACAAGCACCGCATTTTCACTTGAGCAGCTGGTTTTCTAGCCCTATAGGCAACAGGCCATCAGGGATTCTCTAACTCAAGTTTTACTTCACCTTCTTCCAGCTCTTTATCAGACATTGCATTTGGGGTGAGGAGGCCGAGTAGCACAGACCTGGGTGAGGAGCCAGGGAAGGGCAGGGACAAAGCAGAGACGGGAATACAGGTCTGTGTGCACTAAGCATCCTCCCCTCCAAAGCCTGGACTCAAGAGCCCAGAGCCTGCGTGTTTTTGTGTCACAAGGAATCAGCAGCTACTTGGGGAACATTTGGGCAATGTGTGTCTCCATATCAAGGGCTGGAACACACCAGATAGGACCACCAGCTAATACCAGTAACTGTAGGTCAGAGCAGGAGTCAAAGCCGTGTCATATAGGTGACGCATTTGTGGGACTTCATTGGCAAgctacacagaagaaaaggcaTGAAAGAGAGCTGGAAGGAAGATCTTTTGAGAAAGTTATGCTTTTAAGGGCATACTCTGAGTttatggtttagtggtggactcgGTGGTGTTAGGTTAAtagttggacttggtgatcttaagggtcttttccaacctaaatgattctatgattttatatAAGGTCCAAGAGACACTGAAGTGTGGAAAGAGAACGTTCTCGATTAAGCCATCACCACCTGGTCTGTGAGCTGAATGAGGTTGGGGCTTGTACAAAATGTACATCTGATCAGGTAAATGATGGTGAGAGCGTATTGTGTGTGCAGAGGGAAATGTGTTAGGACGCAGAGATGACCTGAGTTCTGGTAATTCCTAATTCCAGTGGGCTTGACATCCCAGCTTTCcattttgtattgttttaaCATAACAGTGAGAAGAAACTTGAGCTCTCACCTGAGCCATGAGGCTTCTGGCCAGCACTTTATTTCCATCTTTCATCATCATATTGGTGAATTTACTGTAAACACAAAGTCAAATGTGATCCAAtttaaattctgattttatCACTCACAGAAAtaagcccccccccccgctttgtGTTGTTCCCATGGCTAAGTCTGGGTGCTGCTAGATCTGCTGTAATTGTCTCTAATCACTGTCAGTCAATGGACTGGCTTTGTGGGAAAAGATTAACGCGGAATAAAGGGATTGTGCTGTAACAGAAGGCAAATAAAGGCTGAGGAGAACAGCACAGCTCCCAAGCGTTTTGGCTCCACGGGACCTAGCTGTaacagaggaggaggtgatgcTTTCTCTGACCTGATCATAGGGTCGCTGAACACAGAGCTGGAGACAGTGGGAGGAGCAGCTTTTATGGGTCGGACAGCCTTAAGCtccagtttttccttttcctcctcagacAGCTCCTCCCAAGGTTTCTGATACAATTCCTTGTTCACTTCTGGCTCTAAGAAACTGGGGTTGTAGCGACTCCATCTCACCTGCGTCAGCCTGCAAAGAACAAGAAGACAAGGAGGTTTGTAAACGGACGCACGTGATATGTGATGATGGGGACGTGGAGAGATGCGAACGCATCCCAGAAGGACACGTTAGACTTGAGAAGCATCTCCGCCTTCCTCTCCATCGCCGCTTCACTActgcagcagagccagaagCACAAATCACCAACCAGGCCCACGGTTTTGCTGCAGACCTATCCGGCGGTCCCCACGCCAAAGGGACGGGTGGGAAGGGGAGTCCCAGGCGCGGCAGGACCCGCCAGACCCACGGACAAGGCTCCCCAGGGCCGAGCGGCCCACAGGCCTGACACCGCCAGGTCCCGGGTTGTGGGTGGCTTCAAGAGACACCGCGCTCAGGGGAGCGGGGGGAGTACCTTAACAGCTAACCCGtgcgcggcccggcccggggaaCGCCCCCCCTTGGCTTATCCGTGGGTTTCTGTGTGAAgcgcccccccgcccgctcccctGGCCCCGCTTACCGGGGCAGCCAGGCCCGCAGCCGCCGGGCCAGCCCCGCCGCGCTGGGCGCCGCCATCTTTCCTCCGctcgcggggcggggcggggccaggCCCGGTGAGGGGGGCGGTCCTCAGCCCGTC
The genomic region above belongs to Gavia stellata isolate bGavSte3 chromosome 22, bGavSte3.hap2, whole genome shotgun sequence and contains:
- the MRPS7 gene encoding small ribosomal subunit protein uS7m produces the protein MAAPSAAGLARRLRAWLPRLTQVRWSRYNPSFLEPEVNKELYQKPWEELSEEEKEKLELKAVRPIKAAPPTVSSSVFSDPMISKFTNMMMKDGNKVLARSLMAQTLEAIKRKQLEKYHKAPEDEKETIECNPYVIFHQALKNCQPIIGLSSITRGGKTYQVPVPLKDNRRRFLAMKWLITECRENKHRRTLMPEKLSQELLQAFNNEGPIIKKKHVLHKTAEANRAYAHFRWW